Part of the Bacillota bacterium genome, TGGTCTTCGAACAACAAATACTCGCTGCTGGGTGGGCTGCGCGCTTCCGCACAGACCATCTCGTATGAGCTGGCGATGGGGTTGTCTATCATCTCGGTGGTGCTGCTCACAGGCTCGCTATCCATGCGCGACATGGTACTGAATCAGCAGGGCAGCCTCGGCATGTTGAACTGGCATGTGTTCCGCTTTTTCCCGCTGGGGCTGATTGCAACGGGCATTTTTCTGGTGGCGATGCTTGCGGAGACGAACCGCGCCCCCTTTGACCTGCCGGAAGCGGAAAGCGAACTGATAGCGGGCTATCACACCGAATACAGCAGCATGAAGTTCGCGATGTTCTTCATGGGCGAGTATGCCAGCATGATTACCATCTCCGCGGTGATGGTAACGCTGTTCTTCGGTGGCTGGCTGCCGCCGCTGCCGTTCGCGCCCTTCACGTGGGTGCCTGGTCCAATCTGGTTTCTGCTGAAGCTGGGCGTGTTCATCTACTTTTTCATCTGGGTGCGGGCGACGTTGCCCCGCCTGCGATACGATATGCTGATGAAGCTGGGCTGGCTGCGCCTGTTGCCAACGGCTCTGGTCAACCTGTTTTTAGTCGCCATCATCGTGTGGTGGCAGAAGTAAGGAGGACGGGATGCTTGCACAGATTCTGTTCTGGCTGATGGCGCTGGTGATTGTGGTAACGTCCATCGGCGTGGTGGCGGTGCGCAACCCCGTGCGCAGTGCGCTGAACCTGGTGGCGAACTTCTTTGCGCTGGCAGTGCTGTATCTACTGCTTTACGCGCAGTTCGTGGCAGTGGTGCAGATTATCGTCTACGCGGGCGCGATTATGGTGCTGTTCCTGTTTACCATCATGCTGTTGAATCTGGGCGCGCCGTCGGAAATGGTGGAACGGTATGAGTGGAAGCGTCCCGTGACGGTAGGATTGGCGTTGCTGTTCGTGATTGTGCTGTCTGGTGGGGTGTTCGCGCGGTTGGGGCAGGCGCAGCCTGCGCCCGATGACATCGGCACGGTGCAGATGGTGGGCAAGTACCTGTTTACCGACTGGGTGTATCCCTTCGAGTTGACTTCGGTGCTTCTGCTGATTGCGATTGTGGGCGCGATTGTCATGGCGAAGCGGAGGTTCTGAATGGTAGTCGGCTGGAGGGAGCTGCTGGTGGTTCTGGTGGTAGCCATGGTGCTGATTTTTATGGTCAGGGTCATGCGGAGGCTGTAGGCATGGAGGCAATACCGGTCAGCTGGTATCTGATGTTGAGCGCGTTTATGTTCGCAATGGGCGTGACCGGAGTGGTCATCCGGCGCAACCCCATCGTGATATTCATGTGCATTGAACTCATGCTGAACGCGGCGAACCTGGCGTTTCTGGCTTTCGCGCGGCAGCAGGCGCAGTTGGGGGCGCAGGTCGCGGGGCAGGTGTATACGATACTGGTGATGGCGGTGGCGGCAGCGGAAGTGGCAATCGGGCTGGGGATTATCGTTGCCATCTACCGACTGCGCGACACCATTAACGTGGACGAGATGAACCTGCTGAAGTTCTGAGGGAGGACTGCGATGACCAGTACCTTTGACCTGATATGGGCGGTTATCGGCTTACCGCTGGCGGGCTTCCTGTTCCACGCCTTCTTGGGGAAGCGGGTTAGCAAGAAGGTGGTGGGAACGGTTGGCACGGCGGTAGTGCTTGGGGCGTTCGCGCTATCGGTGTACCTGTTGCTGGAACTGTTGAAGCGACCTGCTGAGGAACAACAAGTTATCAGCACGCTGTGGCGATGGATTGAGGCGGGCGAGTTCAAGGTATCGTTCGAAGCGCTGGTAGACCCGCTGTCTTTGCTGATGGCGTTGATTGTCACGGGCGTTGGGGGACTTATCCATCTCTACTCCACTGGCTACATGGCGGGTGACGAGGACTATCCCCGTTTCTTCACCTACTTGAATCTGTTTATCGTGTTCATGTTGACGCTGGTTCTCAGCAACAACCTGCTGATGATGTTCGTGGGCTGGGAAGGCGTCGGATTGTGTTCGTATCTGCTGATTGGGTTCTGGTATAAGGACAAGGTGAATACCGATTCGGCGAACAAGGCGTTCATCGTCAACCGCATCGGCGACTGGGGCTTCATGCTGGCGGTCATCCTGTCGTTCTGGACGTTT contains:
- the nuoH gene encoding NADH-quinone oxidoreductase subunit NuoH, with amino-acid sequence MRRVDALLNNPWVVIPLRILIVIGFILTLVPGLVWLERRVLALMQIRKGPNRVGPAGLLQPVADGIKLFFKEDVVPERVDRFIYFLAPAGFLIPVLIAPAIIPWGPNDRLTPIADVNIGILFLLAMTSLTVYGIVLAGWSSNNKYSLLGGLRASAQTISYELAMGLSIISVVLLTGSLSMRDMVLNQQGSLGMLNWHVFRFFPLGLIATGIFLVAMLAETNRAPFDLPEAESELIAGYHTEYSSMKFAMFFMGEYASMITISAVMVTLFFGGWLPPLPFAPFTWVPGPIWFLLKLGVFIYFFIWVRATLPRLRYDMLMKLGWLRLLPTALVNLFLVAIIVWWQK
- a CDS encoding NADH-quinone oxidoreductase subunit J, whose translation is MLAQILFWLMALVIVVTSIGVVAVRNPVRSALNLVANFFALAVLYLLLYAQFVAVVQIIVYAGAIMVLFLFTIMLLNLGAPSEMVERYEWKRPVTVGLALLFVIVLSGGVFARLGQAQPAPDDIGTVQMVGKYLFTDWVYPFELTSVLLLIAIVGAIVMAKRRF
- the nuoK gene encoding NADH-quinone oxidoreductase subunit NuoK — protein: MEAIPVSWYLMLSAFMFAMGVTGVVIRRNPIVIFMCIELMLNAANLAFLAFARQQAQLGAQVAGQVYTILVMAVAAAEVAIGLGIIVAIYRLRDTINVDEMNLLKF